The following are encoded together in the Stegostoma tigrinum isolate sSteTig4 chromosome 42, sSteTig4.hap1, whole genome shotgun sequence genome:
- the LOC125449289 gene encoding sodium/calcium exchanger 1-like gives MVAMPLLSQLFPVVGLLLVAAPARSDTRLAPSTTPPTNASCLGIYNCEAGVILPVWHPQDPSVGDKVARSIVYFAALVYMFLGMSIIADRFMASVEVITSQEREITIKKPNGETTVTTVRIWNETVSNLTLMALGSSAPEILLSVIEVCGHNFEAGVLGPATIVGSAAFNMFVIIATCIYVVPDGESRKVKHLRVFFVTATWSIFAYIWLYLILAVISPGVVDVWEGLVTFLFFPVCVLVAWIADRRLLVYKYVYKKYRADKSRGIIVETVGERPPDKMELELDGVCRGSQDGVDTEAGEQEQEEASRRVMARVLKELKQRHPDKDTEQLIEMANYHTLSQQQKSRAFYRIQATRRMTGAGNILKRHAAEQARRALSTQDLRCDGCLSQGTVRFEHAQYQCFENCGSLHLAVTREGGDSNCSLAVDFRTEDGTANAGSDYQFAEGTLVFKPGEVRRELSVGIIDDDVFEEDEYFRVRICNLRVNHLGDWSAPGRDADSPPAYVLGSPSVATVTIFDDDHAGVFSFSHETQRVSESVGVMHVKVQRTSGARGTVQLPFKMSEGTARPGEDFVQYSGHLVFQNDETV, from the coding sequence ATGGTGGCGATGCCCCTGCTCTCCCAGCTGTTTCCGGTGGTCGGGCTCCTCCTGGTCGCTGCCCCAGCCCGTTCCGACACCAGACTGGCTCCCAGCACCACACCGCCCACCAACGCCAGCTGCCTGGGGATCTATAACTGTGAGGCGGGGGTCATCCTGCCCGTGTGGCACCCCCAGGACCCCTCGGTGGGGGACAAGGTGGCCCGCTCCATCGTCTACTTTGCTGCATTGGTCTACATGTTCCTGGGCATGTCTATCATCGCCGACCGCTTCATGGCCTCCGTTGAGGTCATCACCTCGCAAGAGCGGGAGATCACCATCAAGAAACCCAACGGTGAGACCACCGTGACCACTGTCCGCATCTGGAACGAGACGGTGTCCAACCTGACCCTGATGGCTCTGGGCTCCtctgctcctgagatcctgctctCTGTCATCGAGGTTTGCGGCCACAACTTCGAGGCCGGCGTGCTGGGCCCTGCCACCATCGTGGGGAGCGCGGCCTTCAACATGTTCGTCATCATCGCCacctgcatttatgtggtgcctGACGGCGAGAGCCGCAAGGTCAAGCACCTGCGAGTCTTCTTCGTCACCGCCACCTGGAGCATCTTCGCCTACATCTGGCTGTACCTCATCCTGGCCGTCATCAGCCCCGGGGTGGTGGATGTCTGGGAGGGCCTGGTCACCTTCCTGTTCTTCCCGGTGTGCGTGCTGGTGGCCTGGATCGCCGACCGGCGTCTGTTGGTCTACAAGTACGTGTACAAGAAGTACCGGGCTGACAAGAGTCGTGGCATTATCGTTGagacagtgggggagaggccCCCCGACAagatggagctggagctggacgGGGTCTGCAGAGGCTCCCAGGACGGGGTGGACACCGAGGCCGgagagcaggagcaggaggaggccagcAGGAGAGTCATGGCCCGGGTCCTGAAGGAACTGAAGCAGCGGCACCCAGACAAAGACACCGAGCAGCTCATTGAGATGGCCAACTACCACACCCTGAGCCAACAGCAGAAGAGCCGGGCCTTCTACCGCATCCAGGCCACCCGCAGGATGACCGGGGCCGGCAACATCCTGAAGAGGCACGCGGCCGAGCAGGCCCGGAGGGCGCTGAGCACCCAGGACCTCCGCTGTGACGGGTGCCTGTCCCAAGGGACCGTGCGCTTCGAGCACGCCCAGTACCAGTGCTTTGAGAACTGCGGCTCACTCCATCTGGCCGTCACCCGGGAGGGCGGTGACTCCAACTGCTCCCTGGCAGTGGACTTCCGCACCGAGGACGGCACCGCCAACGCCGGCTCTGATTACCAATTTGCCGAGGGCACCCTGGTATTCAAGCCCGGCGAGGTGCGGCGCGAGCTCTCTGTTGGCATCATCGACGACGACGTCTTCGAGGAGGATGAGTACTTCCGGGTGCGGATCTGTAACCTCCGTGTCAACCACTTGGGGGACTGGAGCGCGCCCGGACGCGACGCTGACAGCCCGCCGGCCTACGTCCTGGGCTCTCCCAGCGTCGCCACCGTCACCATCTTTGACGATGACCACGCCGGGGTGTTCTCCTTTAGCCATGAGACGCAGCGGGTCAGCGAGAGCGTGGGGGTCATGCACGTCAAGGTGCAGAGGACCTCCGGTGCCCGGGGCACCGTCCAGCTCCCCTTCAAGATGTCTGAGGGCACGGCTAGACCCGGTGAGGACTTTGTGCAGTACAGCGGGCATCTGGTCTTTCAGAACGACGAGACCGTGTAA